GGCCGCCGCCCCACCGTTTTAGAACATTTGGAACAcaaatttcattgttttccaAAAGTACCTTCTCTTTATCAACAGCATTTTGCTCCTAAATGCTTCTCTTTTCTTGATTACCTTTCGTTGCCTTTATATTGGgggtggcttgcaaggcctctcccccaaccccatgtctcgtcggagggcctacgcatcctagctgtttaaagtcccgtagggtgccaggacagaagggacatccagccgcccctaacatggagaacagacgctggctgtccccctccgcttaatttagccatataccccatcttcccaaggggttgggtttccccgtatacccaagctcagatatttggagagatatgttaccattctgtacgacggggacgtattgagtcggagtagggaatggagtgcctatattatccttctagAGGCTTCGCatccatacccatatcagtgcggtatggctacatacactgacaacagaacGATAAATGCTTCTAAAAACATCCAATAATCCTTTTGTTATCGTGGCGCAAATCATGCATTCAAATGATACTCGATCACCGCTGATCGCAATGTAAAAAACGTTTAGTAATGATGAAATTTCCTCGACTAGTTGCCTGTTTACTATCTACACGAAGTAAGCTAAACATCCTATCTGCAAAGAAACCTATCATTTGCATTTACGCATAATATCAGCACCTACCCAAACAGTGCGATCAGGAAACCGGACACGTAAGCGATCATTCCCGGCGATGTTGTCGTTTTGGTGTTGACTTCTGAATGGCAACTGGGACATATCATGTGTGTCGATTGTGGTCCGATCGGTACGACCGTCGTCACAATCTGTGCCCCGGTCAGTACCGGTTGCTGCGGTGTAAACGGGCTGGACGGTGGTACACCTCCGACAGCCTGCGCATAGCTCGGTGGTgccgatggtggtggcacaaACCCGTACGGTGGCGGTCCATCTTTAGTCATCTGGCGAAGGAAAGATCAGCAGAAAAGGAAGCATTAGATTAGTGCTGGTAGTATTAATTCAAGCTAATTGAATCACGTTGCATGTGCGTCATTTTACGTCGAATTTCGCAAGCAGCCTATCATGAATCATCGGCATTTCCCGACACTGTGGATCTAAAGTGGACCCAAAATATACGACTATTGTTCACCAGGGACGAAAGGAAGCTTGATATTCGTGGATGAAACATGCGACACTTAATTTGTCGCTCGCAAAACATGCAACCCTCGAAAGAGCATTTATTCAAGGTAGTGTTAGCACCCAAGTCACGCTTGgtgtgcacgtttttttgttttgttttctttgtgcgTCAATTTTACCCTGCTTTTTGTGAAGCAAACGTTATTCTTATGATAATTATCAACACGTTTTGGGACGCTTTTAAATGCGCTGGACCTAGGCACTTCAGCAGTGATTGATATTTGTAAAATGAATCTAATCTGTTACACATTTTAATCCATAATCCATTTGTAAGGAAAGAACTGAAATATACAAAGAATATGAAACAGTTATTGAACGCTAAAATGAACTGTGCAAAACAAACTTAATGCAAGGCAATGAAAACAACGCGTGGAAGATAACGTTCGCTAGAATTCCATTCGGCAGATAAGGAACTGATGCAATGGCATACAAAATAACGAAACTCAAGATCGCTTTCGTACGCCGGACTCTTGCTTTTCACTGCAAGGGAAATTTCCTTCTTGTGTGTAAATTATCAACAAAATTTCGACACAActcccacacgcacacacacacacacacacgcacgtacaAGGCCATTCGACCAAATCACACCCGAAGGTCTTTCGCTCGCAACGAATAGAACTTTGCAGAACTTCCCTTTCGGAACACTCCGCGTCTTTGGGTCCCTGGCTctttacaaccaaaaccaaccaactcACCCAGGGTCGTTCGGTACGGTACTCCTTCACCCGATCGGGAGTTCAATAATTAGCGTTTTGCCTTTGCACATATTTTTACACCACGCGTGcttgttgttttattcaataagCACAGGTGAGCTTGACATGGCCCACACAGTGCAGAGCGTAATACAAACACGGTCAACAACggatcgcaaaaaaaaagaaaagaacataaCCCTGATACTCTCGCTTCCCGACGCCATGGTTTACTTTGACTGGTTGACGTAATTCGCACCCGTACTGATTCCCACACTGTTCTGAACCGTGTACCGCGCGTTTCGCCCTGCTCAAGCTGCTTAGACGCAGACAAATGGGGCGCACATCTTCATCAGCGCTTATCAAACTTAATCCGCTGCTCAACCCTTTGTTGCTTGATCAATTGGGCAAGATTGGCAAAGCCATAGTTTGCACACGCCAACTAGAATCCATCCATTCGTGGGTGACAACGATGCCTATTAcctttttgtaattaaatcgTCCTAGCGTAACGTTCCGCAAGTTTGATGCTCGGGGTGGTGCTTCCTTTGATGCTTTCTCGACACCGTTTCACCGTCCAGTGGAATGTTATTGGCGAATTGATTCAATCGATGGTGCGGATCTGGGCAATTTTGCCCCCTTATTCGGAACCTGTCTTGAGCGAAGAACGCCTCGGCGCTAGTAAAAACACTCGAGAGCTAGAGGCAGTAAAAACGTTGCACGCACTCTTTTCAACGCTTCTTCACTGCTTGTGTATATGACTTCATAGCTTGTATTTTTAGCGCTATGTttcgcgatttttttttttaatttgttccgTTCTTCACCTCTTCTTGGTTGAAATTGCGTTGTAAACAGGTCCGGGTGATGGAAGATAGAAGAGGAAGAAGGTTTCCTTGTTAGGAAAACTGTCAAAAAGGTGCAATGTGGGTATCGTTCGGTCaggttatttaaattttataaaaacaaagtGCATTTTAACTCAATTAGTAGATGTtggtaagtatttttttaaattgtttttagcCCAAATTTCAACAATTCAAATTATTCAACCCATCCAAGCAAAAGTGTCACAGTATATCTTCAAACAAATTACCATAGTTTAACTAAATCTTCACACGGCATTTCGGTTGTTTTAGGgcttttttatgcttcattACAATTTTGTATGTTGTTTATGAAACTTGTTAGCTAAATGAACGAGTGgttacatttgtttgtttagctatgtaattaaaacaattttaaaataaaccagtCGAACGAAGGTTTCGGTACAACCCTGGGAATCCCTTTTTGACAGCACCGGTTTTTTGACAATCAAATCGAAACGttgccaaaataaaaaaaaataacatctcCTTCCCTTCGGATCGATTTTGGTACTGTATTGAAATCTAAACATGTGCAGCGTTGATAATACAAAACGTATTGCCACTTTTCTCGATGTGCCACTCGGGAAAGTCGGCTACAATTCCGAAAAGGTAAGTTCATCCCAAATATGTACATATATGGTACTTTGCAGAAGGGCTAACGCAAGGCTTCTTTACAGATTCTAACCAGAACAAAATCCGCCTCGGAACCAAGCATCTCAGGTTTTTCCTCCATAGTACAGTCGCTGATTCGCGAATCGAAAAAGTCCTCAGTGAGACAGCTTCATTCTCAGTTTGAGACGGAATGCCAAATATTGCAGTGGTTAGATTATGCTGTCCTGTTTGTGGCCCCATCCAACAAGGATAAACATACCGCCAAGAACCTGTTGGAAGTACGATGCCTCTTCCCGTCTGGAATATTGCCGGATtaaattaaccaaaaacatgcTCTTATTTTTTAAGGAACTAAATTTCTACTTGCAATCCCGATCTTACCTGGTAAATGATACACTCAGCGTGGCGGATGTTGTGGTTTTTCACACTATTCACGAAACGATGGTATTTGATAAAGCATCCAGAACATTgcgtttaaattttaatactcATATTATGTACATTATTTTCTATGCATTGCAGGCAAATCTTCAACCActcgaaaaggaaaacttccTAAATGTGTCCCGCTGGTTTCATCATCTTCAGCAGCTGGAAGAAA
The DNA window shown above is from Anopheles funestus chromosome 3RL, idAnoFuneDA-416_04, whole genome shotgun sequence and carries:
- the LOC125771037 gene encoding LITAF domain-containing protein; this encodes MTKDGPPPYGFVPPPSAPPSYAQAVGGVPPSSPFTPQQPVLTGAQIVTTVVPIGPQSTHMICPSCHSEVNTKTTTSPGMIAYVSGFLIALFGCWLGCCLIPCCIDECMDVHHTCPHCKAYLGRHRR
- the LOC125771022 gene encoding eukaryotic translation elongation factor 1 epsilon-1, yielding MCSVDNTKRIATFLDVPLGKVGYNSEKILTRTKSASEPSISGFSSIVQSLIRESKKSSVRQLHSQFETECQILQWLDYAVLFVAPSNKDKHTAKNLLEELNFYLQSRSYLVNDTLSVADVVVFHTIHETMANLQPLEKENFLNVSRWFHHLQQLEEIRQGKILLNFSTLQLLEWATGTHT